The Pradoshia eiseniae DNA segment CTTGAAGAAGGAGAGTATGGCCGTCCTTGTTGACGGGCGTCATATTGGACAGATTTCAGAGCTGTCTATACAGGATGCGTATACATTCTTCGACAGCTTAGAGCTGTCAGAGAAAGATATGAGCATCGGCCGTTCTATTTTCCGTGAAATTAAGGAGCGGCTTGGATTTCTCAATAATGTGGGTCTAGAATATTTAACACTTAACCGGGCTGCAGGTACCATGTCTGGGGGGGAAGCACAGCGAATCCGTCTGGCTACCCAGATTGGTTCACGTTTAACGGGTGTTCTTTATATACTTGATGAACCGTCTATCGGCCTTCATCAGCGCGATAATGATCGCCTGATTGATGCGCTTCGGAGCATGCGTGATATCGGGAATACATTAATCGTTGTTGAGCATGATGAAGACACGATGCTTGCGGCTGATTATTTAATTGATGTCGGTCCCGGGGCTGGCGCGAATGGCGGACAAATCGTAGCTGCTGGCACACCTGAAGAGGTCATGAAGAATCCAAATTCCCTCACAGGCCAATATCTCTCGGGGGAGAAGTTCATTCCGCTTCCTCATGAACGCAGGAAAGGGAATGGACAGGAGATTGAAATTCGTGGAGCACGGGAAAATAATCTGCGCAATATAAATGTTTCCTTCCCGCTTGGAACATTTGTTGCCGTAACAGGGGTTTCCGGCTCAGGGAAAAGTACGCTTGTTAATGAAATCCTTCATAAATCGCTGGCCCATAAACTGCAACGTGCTAAGGCGAAGCCTGGGCTGCATAAGGAGATAAAGGGAATCGAGGCGCTTGAGAAGGTCATTGATATCGATCAATCCCCTATTGGCCGGACTCCGCGCTCTAACCCGGCAACCTATACGGGTGTATTTGATGATATTCGAGATGTGTTTGCATCAACAAATGAGGCGAAGGTGCGCGGTTATCAGAAGGGCCGCTTTAGCTTTAACGTTAAAGGTGGCCGCTGTGAAGCATGCCGAGGGGATGGAATCATTAAGATAGAGATGCATTTCCTGCCGGATGTGTATGTTCCTTGTGAGGTTTGTCATGGCAAACGTTATAATCGGGAAACCTTAGAGGTTACCTATAAAGGAAAAAGCATTTCAGATATTCTTGATATGACGGTTGAAGAAGCTCTTCAATTCTTTGAAAACCTGCCAAGAATTAAACGGAAGCTTCAAACTATCCATGATGTCGGGCTCGGTTATATTAAACTTGGTCAGCCGGCAACGACCCTTTCTGGAGGGGAGGCGCAGCGGATGAAATTGGCCAGTGAGCTCCATAGACGCTCTAATGGACGCTCACTCTATATTCTCGATGAACCGACAACAGGCTTGCATGTAGAGGATATTGCGCGCTTATTGGAAGTGCTGCAGCGTCTTGTTGATAACGGGGATACAGTCCTGGTTATTGAGCATAATCTTGATGTCATCAAGGCGGCCGATTATCTGATTGATCTTGGTCCTGAGGGCGGTGAAAAGGGTGGTACCCTTATTGCTTCCGGCCCGCCAGAGCATATCGCGGAAACGCCGGAATCTTATACAGGTCAATATTTGAAGCCGATTCTTGAACGCGATCGCAAGCGGATGGAGGAGCGGCTGACACAGAAGACGGGTCATTGAGGAAGTTTTTTTTTGAAGGCTTAAAGCTTTAAGGGCAAGCAAGAATAAAGGCGTGTTTATCAATTGTAAGACTGATTGTCAGAGGATTGATGGGCACGTCTTCCATTTTTTATGGAAACCTTTTTTGTTCTTATTCGTACATGATAGAAGAAATAGTTTTGTGCATACACATAATGTCATAAAGTTTGCATAGGTTAAAACCATGCTATAAGGGAGATGACTAATATGAACGATGAGAAAAAACGTATTCTGGAAATGGTCAAGGAAGGGCTTTTGAATGCAGATGAGGCATTGCTCCTGCTCGAACAGCTCGACAAGAAAGAAAAGCTCGCCCAACAAGAAAACCAGCAGGAGTCAAGGGAGCTAGCGACAACTGTACAGCCAGAGGGAGACAGAAAACAAGAGCAGCCGCATGCGAAAAAGACTGTATCCACAATGGATCGGATTTTGGGTGTCGTGGATGATGTCGTGAAAAAAATCAAGGATATCGATTTTGATTGGAATTTCGGCTCCAGCATAGAGATTGACCATCTGTACCATCAAGAGACGAAACCGTTTAATATGATTGATATTGATGTGGCTAACGGAGAAATCACTATTGCTCCATGGGATCGCAATGAAGTGGATATTGAATGTAAAGCGAAGGTATATCGCGCAGAAAATACGACTGAGGCAAGGGAAAAGCTGCAAAATCAAATCGTCAATAAAATTGAGAATGGCAAGCTGAAATTCTCCCTTCAAGATCGTGCAATTAAATTGAAGGCAACCATTAAAGTGCCGAAAAATCGATACCAAGAGCTGAGGATACGCCTATTTAACGGAGGCATCACGGGCGAGGATATGAATGTTGATGAGATTAAGACAAAGACGGCGAACGGGACCATTGCTTTCCGCGATTTTAATGCGCGTGAGGCAGAATTTGAGACCGTGAATGGGGCGATTAAGCTCACGTCCTTCGATGCAGGCGAGCTTGAGGTTGATACGATGAACGGATCGATTCAAGTGGATGGGTCATTCCGGACTGCTGATATTCAAACGATTAATGGCAGCATTCAATGTAAGCAAGCGGGCCAATATGGAGAAACGCTTCGTGCAAAAGCGCAAGCAGGAAGCATCAATCTGCAAATCCCGCAGGGCACAACCTGTGACGGAGAATTAAAGTCGAATCTTGGCAGTTTCAATATTGATTTGAAGGGTATTCAAGTGGTTGAGGAGAAAAATGACATCGTTCAAAAAATGCTTCGTTTCCAATCCATGCAAAAAGAAGAGCATTCCATGCATGTTTTTGCCGAATCAAAAGCAGGCAGCATTAAGGTGAAGCATACCCTTTGATGTCGGCGCGGATTCTATAAAGGAGTTGTAAAATCAGCGATATGAATAAAAAGCTTATGAGAACCAATTACTCCGATAAGGTTTTATTGGGAGTGTTAGGAGGAATCGCTCGTTATTTTGGCAT contains these protein-coding regions:
- a CDS encoding DUF4097 family beta strand repeat-containing protein; this translates as MNDEKKRILEMVKEGLLNADEALLLLEQLDKKEKLAQQENQQESRELATTVQPEGDRKQEQPHAKKTVSTMDRILGVVDDVVKKIKDIDFDWNFGSSIEIDHLYHQETKPFNMIDIDVANGEITIAPWDRNEVDIECKAKVYRAENTTEAREKLQNQIVNKIENGKLKFSLQDRAIKLKATIKVPKNRYQELRIRLFNGGITGEDMNVDEIKTKTANGTIAFRDFNAREAEFETVNGAIKLTSFDAGELEVDTMNGSIQVDGSFRTADIQTINGSIQCKQAGQYGETLRAKAQAGSINLQIPQGTTCDGELKSNLGSFNIDLKGIQVVEEKNDIVQKMLRFQSMQKEEHSMHVFAESKAGSIKVKHTL
- the uvrA gene encoding excinuclease ABC subunit UvrA produces the protein MALDKIVVKGARENNLKDIDVTIPRDQLVVLTGLSGSGKSSLAFDTIYAEGQRRYVESLSAYARQFLGQMDKPDVDSIEGLSPSISIDQKTTSRNPRSTVATVTEIYDYMRLLYARVGKPVCPKHGIEITSQTIEQMVDRIMEYPERTKLQVLAPAVTGRKGTHAKLLEDIKKQGYVRVRIDNEMYDLDDNIELDKNKSHSIEVVIDRIVVKEGIATRLSDSLESALSIGHGKVMIDVIGQEELLFSEHHSCPYCGFSIGELEPRIFSFNSPFGACPTCDGIGYKLKVDKDAVIPDTELTLREHAIAPWQPTSSQYYPKLLECIADHYGIDMDVPVSQLREDQMDKILNGSDGEKIYFRYENDFGQVRENYVEFEGVLNNVERRYRETNSDYIRDQMEKYMAEQKCPTCKGYRLKKESMAVLVDGRHIGQISELSIQDAYTFFDSLELSEKDMSIGRSIFREIKERLGFLNNVGLEYLTLNRAAGTMSGGEAQRIRLATQIGSRLTGVLYILDEPSIGLHQRDNDRLIDALRSMRDIGNTLIVVEHDEDTMLAADYLIDVGPGAGANGGQIVAAGTPEEVMKNPNSLTGQYLSGEKFIPLPHERRKGNGQEIEIRGARENNLRNINVSFPLGTFVAVTGVSGSGKSTLVNEILHKSLAHKLQRAKAKPGLHKEIKGIEALEKVIDIDQSPIGRTPRSNPATYTGVFDDIRDVFASTNEAKVRGYQKGRFSFNVKGGRCEACRGDGIIKIEMHFLPDVYVPCEVCHGKRYNRETLEVTYKGKSISDILDMTVEEALQFFENLPRIKRKLQTIHDVGLGYIKLGQPATTLSGGEAQRMKLASELHRRSNGRSLYILDEPTTGLHVEDIARLLEVLQRLVDNGDTVLVIEHNLDVIKAADYLIDLGPEGGEKGGTLIASGPPEHIAETPESYTGQYLKPILERDRKRMEERLTQKTGH